From Coregonus clupeaformis isolate EN_2021a chromosome 2, ASM2061545v1, whole genome shotgun sequence:
GCCTTTCTGAGGTATAACGTCCTCAACCTTACCCAAGTCGTCTGCCTTTCTGAGATATAACTTCCTCAACCTTACCCAAGTCATCTGCCTTTCTGAGGTATAATTTCCTCAACCTTACCCAAGTCGTCTGCCTTTCTGAGGTATAACTTCCTCAATCTTACCCAAGTCATCTGCCTTTCTGAGGTATAACGTCCTCAACCTTACCCAAGTCGTCTGCCTTTCTGAGGTATAACTTCCTCAACCTTACCCAAGTCATCTGCCTTTCTGAGATATAGCTTATTCAACCTTACCCAAGTCGTCTGCCTGTCTGAGGTATAACTTCCTCAACCTTACCCAAGTCATCTGCCTTTCTGAGATATAGCTTATTCAACCTTACCCAAGTCATCTGCCTGTCTGAGGTATAACTTCCTCAGCCTTACCCAAGTCATCTGCCTTTCTAAGATATAACTTCCTCAACCTTACCCAAGTCCAAGTCATCTACCTTTCTGAGATATAACTTCCTCAACCTTACCCAAGTTCAAGTCATCTGCCTTTCTGAGGTGATTTCCACAATGTTTTGGAAAGTGTAGGCTATGTTGTGGGATTTTCAAGCATATGATGCCGTCTGCAGGCTGTGTAGTATAGGCTACCATATTTGTGTGCAGTGTACCTGCAAGGCGGCATGAGAGTGCAAGCTTTCCTTCTGTAAGCTAGACCAGTCTCAGGCCTCTGTGTTTACACTGCTCCTCTGCAGCCACAAGATGGCACTATTTAAATGATTCTCCAGTGAAACTCAAGATATCTTGAGAAAATAGCTTTTTAACATCTCTTTTTATCATTTGAGAAAACACCTGTGCAAAACATAACAAAATAGAAGCCTAACAGCCCAAAATAGACATGAAATGTAAATAGAAAAAAAGTACAAAATAGAAAAAGtagcttcccactgggcacagacgtcaattcaatgtctattctaCGTTGGTTCaaagtaatttcattgaaatgacgtggaaacaacattgattcaaccagtgtgtgcccagtggttgTGCATTAGACTGCTTTGACATCGATTTGGTGTTTAACATTGAGAGCGAAGGGACGTCAGACCTTATAACAACAGTTCATGAGTCCTGACTCAGAGCTGGTCCCATATAGAGTCATAGAGGGAGTCTGAGACAGGGAGTCAGATACCAGCAGAGTTATTGCGGTTCTCATCGGGGATGGCCTCATTGAGACTGGGTACAGCAAGCCTCTTCCTGTGAATTAACCAATGGGACAAGATGGTGAGACAAGGCTATGCACTTTTCACTCCTATGTCCTCAACAAACTGTTACACTAAATTTTTAATGCAATAATGATAGTTCTTTAAAGAATGATTTAAACTTTTGTATGGTAAATGATGACACTACCAAGAGGTAAACAGAAACTAGATTTACATGACTCACATCAGGCGAGTGAGAAGGTTCTGCACATTCTTCATGCTGGGGTCCAGGCAGTACTGGAGTCCATTCTCAAGGCTAACACTGTCAATATATAGAATGGTTGACATTTACATTGCAATGTTTTTAGCTGACGTCttcatatcatcatcatcatcatcataactgATAAGATATAGATACTCACATGAACTCCAGCCTGTTACAGGAGGTGGTTGGTGGGTAGACCTGGATGTCCGCAACAGCTGTTGTGCGTCCAAAGCTATTCCGCACCTTCCGACACAAACAACGCTGGCTCACAGAACCTATACATAGAATCATTTTACATTAAATTGAGTTAAGTTGAGCTACTTGAAATGACTAAATAGCAATACAAAAACAATTAGCCTGCTCCCAAAATTGTAATATTCTATTCACATTTAATAAATGACCATAACACAGTAATGGTAGTTATGGTAAAGAGAGGTAGACTCACGCTGGGCGACTGTGCTGCAGACAGTGACAGCAAGGAGCAGGAGAATCCTGGTGGCCATGGTCATGTTGTGTTCAACCTGTGGTCTTCTCTGCTGGTACAGTACAGCTGTTGGTAGAGATGAGTCTGTCTGAtgtgaagagatggagataagaTGAGTGTGTGAACAGatagatgagatgagagagaggtacTGTGAGGGGTTGAGAGAAGTGGCCTCTTATATACACATCTCGAAAGCCTTTTCCTTTTCAGTGATCAGAGGAAATTACCCTCTTTAATGGAAACTGAAACTAGCAACAGCAAGAAAATACACCCACTTCACTCCTCACTCTGCAACCTCACTTATTATCACGTTTTAGAGTGGATAATAAtaacgtttatttttatttttaggatTTATAGTAGTTAATTTGGCTTTGAGTCACTTCTTTAAATCCTAGTTGAATATATTGTTTAGTCAGATCAAAGGAACTAATTTCCCTTATTGATGTGGTTAACCTCCCTAATATCAGTTACTgggaaatacactgagtgtacaaaacactatgaacacctgctctttccatagactgaccaggtgaatccaggtgaaagctatgatcctaaAGATGGaggggatgagacaggttaaagaaggatttttaagccttgagacatggattgtgtatgtgtgccgttcagagggtgaaatggcaagacaaaatatttaagtgcctttgaatggggtatggtagtaggtgccaggcgcaccggtttgtgtcaagaactgtaacgctgctgggtttttca
This genomic window contains:
- the LOC123481553 gene encoding C-X-C motif chemokine 11-1-like isoform X2, with the protein product MTMATRILLLLAVTVCSTVAQRSVSQRCLCRKVRNSFGRTTAVADIQVYPPTTSCNRLEFIVSLENGLQYCLDPSMKNVQNLLTRLMKRLAVPSLNEAIPDENRNNSAGI